In one window of Leptospira sp. GIMC2001 DNA:
- a CDS encoding methyl-accepting chemotaxis protein, translating to MHKPLSKKTIDVRGLEKFGPIYINRIRFSLAGFYILAIISTIETSTTLQTTGYMIGTISMFVYGGIQYLLIRQNKLSMNIAKFFVLLDITISCAVTITGVFESPEIGTQIFRNPVLFILYFFYLAYASFLFSPNFVLGAAYYAGFLLSLMCVLGYYKGIVFEESIEASQALGKTSYSGEILKILFIIAGGYIIRAVVQLLVKMKDEANVRYETAENDRSKIESANAKIKGIGELLVQSVIELNQSITEFNEQLQEQSSSVEEISGSMEEFSSSVIHSANHIKSQYNKVDGITKESERLEGILGEVSGTAEFILDRMVESRTSGEMVSSSIRELDEILREINLSFNKVSEVNQIMSEIADRTNLLALNASIEAARAGEHGRGFAVVAQEVAKLAESSAENASTIEKIIKQAGGLIRKGSNSASETSSKVTEQQSGYVELNVQVDRLTQKIREQKQINNQILFSLKEIRIISQEIESNSKEQTETCNHVTNAIGSLEGAVSHLAQNSESIKETIDLLENQSHALAN from the coding sequence ATGCATAAGCCTCTCTCGAAAAAGACTATTGATGTTCGTGGTTTAGAAAAATTTGGACCGATTTATATTAATCGAATTCGATTTTCTTTAGCTGGTTTTTATATTCTTGCTATAATCTCAACAATTGAAACCTCCACTACGCTCCAAACGACTGGTTATATGATTGGAACGATCTCTATGTTTGTCTATGGGGGAATTCAATACTTATTGATTCGTCAGAATAAATTAAGCATGAACATCGCTAAATTTTTTGTTCTATTAGATATAACTATAAGTTGTGCTGTGACAATTACTGGAGTGTTCGAAAGTCCTGAGATTGGTACGCAAATATTTAGAAATCCAGTTTTATTCATTTTGTACTTTTTCTATTTAGCTTATGCATCATTTTTATTTTCTCCCAATTTTGTTCTCGGTGCAGCTTACTATGCAGGCTTTCTTTTATCTTTGATGTGTGTGTTAGGCTATTATAAAGGGATTGTTTTTGAAGAAAGTATAGAGGCTTCTCAAGCTTTAGGTAAGACTAGCTATTCTGGAGAAATTCTCAAAATTCTCTTTATTATTGCAGGAGGATATATTATTCGCGCTGTGGTTCAGCTTCTAGTCAAAATGAAAGACGAAGCAAATGTTCGATATGAAACAGCAGAAAATGATCGATCCAAAATCGAAAGCGCTAATGCAAAGATCAAAGGTATCGGTGAGTTACTGGTTCAATCGGTCATCGAACTCAATCAATCAATCACCGAATTCAATGAACAACTTCAAGAACAGTCATCAAGTGTGGAAGAAATTTCTGGATCTATGGAAGAGTTTAGTTCTTCTGTAATTCATTCTGCCAATCATATAAAATCTCAATACAATAAAGTAGATGGAATTACCAAAGAGTCAGAGCGTCTCGAAGGAATACTTGGTGAGGTTTCTGGAACTGCAGAATTTATTCTGGATAGAATGGTGGAATCTCGAACCTCCGGGGAAATGGTATCAAGTTCTATCCGTGAGTTAGACGAAATTCTAAGAGAAATCAATCTTTCATTTAATAAAGTAAGCGAAGTAAATCAGATCATGTCAGAGATTGCGGATCGAACCAATTTGCTAGCTTTGAATGCTTCTATTGAAGCCGCGCGTGCGGGAGAGCATGGAAGAGGCTTTGCAGTGGTAGCTCAAGAAGTCGCAAAACTAGCAGAGAGTAGTGCTGAGAATGCTAGTACTATAGAGAAAATCATCAAGCAAGCCGGTGGCTTAATTCGAAAAGGAAGTAATTCAGCTTCAGAGACTTCGTCAAAAGTTACCGAACAACAATCTGGATATGTTGAACTCAATGTACAGGTAGACCGACTAACACAAAAAATTCGAGAACAGAAGCAGATTAATAACCAGATATTATTTTCGCTCAAAGAAATTAGAATTATTTCGCAGGAAATTGAATCC